Proteins found in one Oncorhynchus mykiss isolate Arlee chromosome 3, USDA_OmykA_1.1, whole genome shotgun sequence genomic segment:
- the LOC110513388 gene encoding tetratricopeptide repeat protein 24 isoform X2, with amino-acid sequence MASDSYPSHEGRKKKSDECVKSKDKEADVLKVQVDIEELTASGHIALKQGDCEEALRCFKKAFKASIELKETRVQQACAFNLGAAYVEVGKALKGLDFLKRAQPGEKGERVADLQFNMAVAHEILGNHGQAAGHYLQAAQLYRSQGDGASEGDSCMKMSHCHLLLKDWTQAAQSFQRAGESYRMAGKLDSATMAYKEAGSHMLQSDDFTVDDIITVLTDCLELSNNIKDPELLGKVYNDLGLIFSQLKLFQEAAGCYERALPLASTRPSRLAVVLQNLGAVHNTLSQYRQALDYHRQAADLHGSLGSRRAQGRCFSNLAFALSQLGEHEEAAENYLHALQAFKDTDDYKGQWQTCECLGEVHFKLRDLERATLYYKQALGLLSKCKDSSSSVQERLVNKLSEALQHRLSLITPGKPQ; translated from the exons ATGGCATCTGATAGCTACCCATCACATGAAGGCAGGAAGAAGAAGAGTGACGAATGTGTAAAGAGCAAAGACAAAGAGGCTGATGTCCTGAAGGTCCAGGTGGACATAGAGGAGCTCACAGCCTCTGGCCACATTGCCCTAAAGCAAGGGGACTGTGAAGAAGCCCTCCGCTGTTTCAAAAAGGCCTTCAAAGCTTCCATAGAG TTAAAGGAGACCAGGGTCCAGCAGGCATGTGCCTTTAACCTGGGAGCTGCCTACGTGGAGGTGGGTAAAGCCCTGAAGGGGCTGGACTTCCTGAAGCGGGCCCAgccaggagagaagggagagcggGTAGCAGACCTCCAGTTCAACATGGCCGTAGCCCATGAGATCCTGGGGAACCACGGCCAGGCGGCTGGTCACTACCTCCAGGCAGCCCAGCTGTACCGCTCCCAGGGGGATGGGGCTAGTGAGGGGGACTCCTGTATGAAAATGTCCCACTGTCACCTGCTCCTAAAG GACTGGACCCAGGCAGCTCAAAGCTTCCAGAGGGCTGGAGAGAGCtacaggatggcaggcaagcTGGACTCAGCCACCATGGCCTACAAAGAGGCAGGGAGTCACATGCTCCAGTCAGATGACTTCACCGTGGATGATATCATCACCGTGCTCACTGATTGCCTCGAGCTGAGCAACAACATCAAAGACCCAGAGTTGCTCG GTAAGGTGTACAATGACCTGGGCCTGATTTTCTCCCAGCTGAAGTTGTTCCAGGAGGCAGCCGGGTGCTATGAGCGGGCCCTGCCCCTGGCCAGCACCAGGCCCAGCAGGCTGGCCGTGGTCCTACAGAACCTGGGAGCCGTTCACAACACACTGAGCCAGTACCGGCAGGCCCTGGACTACCACCGCCAGGCAGCCGACCTGCATG ggTCTTTGGGCAGTCGTCGTGCTCAGGGCCGCTGCTTCAGTAACTTGGCCTTTGCTCTCAGTCAGCTGGGGGAGCATGaggaggcagcagagaactacCTCCACGCCTTGCAGGCCTTCAAAGACACTG aTGACTATAAGGGCCAATGGCAGACTTGTGAGTGTTTAGGGGAAGTTCATTTTAAGTTGAGAGACCTGGAGAGAGCCACCCTCTACTACAAACAAGCTCTGGGTTTACTGTCAAAGTGCAAG GACTCGTCCAGCTCGGTCCAGGAGCGTCTGGTCAACAAGCTGAGCGAGGCCCTGCAACACAGGCTGTCACTGATCACCCCTGGAAAACCCCAG